Proteins found in one Salvelinus alpinus chromosome 11, SLU_Salpinus.1, whole genome shotgun sequence genomic segment:
- the LOC139533755 gene encoding cytidine monophosphate-N-acetylneuraminic acid hydroxylase-like produces MTAQSSKTVLSLDSEAVFSLKDGINFKRSPDDGKCYIIYKENGELKACKNQCKHQGGLFIKDIEDLDGRTVRCTKHYWKLNVSTMQYVNPPDSFTQDELGGAGNKGDTWSCRGCDIVL; encoded by the exons ATGACAGCCCAGTCTTCAAAGACAGTTCTGTCGCTGGACTCTGAGGCGGTGTTCTCACTCAAAGATGGCATCAACTTTAAGAGGAGCCCAGATGATGGCAAGTGCTACATCATAtacaaagaaaatggagagctgaAAGCCTGCAAGAACCAATGCAAACACCAAGGAGGCCTGTTCATCAAAGACATAGAGGACTTAGATGGAAG GACGGTCCGATGTACAAAACACTACTGGAAGCTGAACGTCTCAACTATGCAGTATGTGAACCCTCCCGACAGCTTCACACAGGATGAGCTGG gtggtgctggcaacaagggtgacacctggtcctgccgtggctgtgacattgttctctga
- the LOC139533406 gene encoding cytidine monophosphate-N-acetylneuraminic acid hydroxylase-like, with protein sequence MTAQSSKTVLSLDSEAVFSLKDGINFKRSPDDGKCYIIYKENGELKACKNQCKHQGGLFIKDIEDLDGRTVRCTKHYWKLNVSTMQYVNPPDSFTQDELGGAGNKGDTWSCRGCDIVL encoded by the exons ATGACAGCCCAGTCTTCAAAGACAGTTCTGTCGCTGGACTCTGAGGCGGTGTTCTCACTCAAAGATGGCATCAACTTTAAGAGGAGCCCAGATGATGGCAAGTGCTACATCATAtacaaagaaaatggagagctgaAGGCCTGCAAGAACCAATGCAAACACCAAGGAGGCCTGTTCATCAAAGACATAGAGGACTTAGATGGAAG GACGGTCCGATGTACAAAACACTATTGGAAGCTGAACGTCTCAACTATGCAGTATGTGAACCCTCCCGACAGCTTCACACAGGATGAGCTGG gtggtgctggcaacaagggtgacacctggtcctgccgtggctgtgacattgttctctga
- the LOC139533756 gene encoding protein RIC-3-like produces MVFSSSQQVVVAFTAVLFAFVVFPRMFGVGSGAKETRGFDARYNRKAGPGPGPGAVRGQPVNKNTAGSMNKAQTLENMQQMKVLMEQEMKGDKYKTNSNKGYVFTLMPLYAVGVGLFAAYKFLKIKSADDSQAQKNKDAKGPKKSEETENQLTELEQRLAQTEKMLNSILTQLDPLTSCVKSVAQEQKNEIMSQLQSIRHLMKKRGMDCPPLNIEEPQCERNLDDLIESLAAHGDTSPEVVAPAEDDQSGVVKEEEPVHLQQHRPESKDEYSATGAEEEDMPSLDDSCETDIEDMGPAQSIPEERPSTGLRRRNRLE; encoded by the exons ATGGTTTTCTCATCGTCCCAGCAAGTGGTGGTCGCATTTACGGCGGTGTTGTTTGCATTTGTGGTGTTCCCTAGAATGTTCGGCGTAGGGTCCGGAGCGAAGGAAACTAGAGGTTTTGATGCACGCTACAACAGAAAAG CGGGTCCGGGACCAGGACCAGGTGCAGTGAGAGGGCAGCCGGTCAACAAGAACACGGCTGGCTCCATGAATAAAGCTCAGACCCTGGAGAACATGCAGCAGATGAAGGTGCTGATGGAGCAGGAGATGAAGGGTGACAAATACAAAACCAACAGCAACAAGGGCTATGTGTTCACGCTGATGCCGCTCTACGCCGTCGGAGTCGGCCTCTTTGCAGCGTACAAATTTCTGAAG ATCAAGTCTGCAGATGACTCTCAAGCCCAAAAGAACAAGGATGCCAAAGGTCCCAAGAAGTCGgaggagacag AGAATCAGCTTACAGAGCTGGAGCAGCGGCTAGCGCAAACAGAGAAGATGCTCAACTCCATTCTCACCCAACTGGACCCATTGACAAGTTG TGTCAAGTCTGTGGCCCAGGAACAGAAGAACGAGATCATGTCCCAGCTCCAGTCCATCCGCCACCTGATGAAGAAGAGAGGCATGGACTGTCCACCCCTTAACATTGAAG AGCCGCAGTGCGAGAGGAACCTGGATGACCTCATCGAGTCTCTGGCAGCCCACGGCGACACCTCGCCAGAGGTGGTCGCTCCTGCGGAGGACGATCAAAGTggtgtcgtgaaagaggaggagccAGTCCACCTCCAGCAGCACCGCCCTGAATCCAAGGATGAGTACTCAGCAACCGGCGCTGAGGAGGAGGACATGCCTTCCTTGGATGATTCTTGTGAGACCGACATTGAGGACATGGGCCCAGCCCAGAGCATTCCAGAAGAAAGGCCTTCAACTGGGCTCAGACGACGCAACAGGCTGGAATGA